In one Telopea speciosissima isolate NSW1024214 ecotype Mountain lineage unplaced genomic scaffold, Tspe_v1 Tspe_v1.0046, whole genome shotgun sequence genomic region, the following are encoded:
- the LOC122647431 gene encoding putative disease resistance protein At5g47280 translates to MALQFVGGIVLGPLAQELLNLIKDTTVKVFHFRKYLKKLQSTLESLIPLIEEVDRLNEEIKDRPRGLIQKMKAELEKGKDLMSKCSNVSIWNCFSKRSYSKKILKLEQDLLEIFQMPVPADTWVIAQTILAEGRARESKMMSLAGSGSEFSCAAPVPEITFGLDLPLMELKKMLLFREDVRVLGVCAPGGSGKTTLAAKLCRDQDVKDTFKNIFFLNVSSSPNLKEIVKRLFQQMKNQGPTFLDDDDAVRQLRILLEREPNTTLLVLDDVWDDLVVQKFDVVVKGYKILVTSRTQFSSFNCTYPLRVLSEPDAMALFRLSAFPQNGNGNWNYKEPDRHLLDKIVSSCKGHPLALKVIGRSLHQKPAKFWQNTERMLSSCSIIESHSDLLDCLGSSLDFLNKNVQECFMDLGAFPEDQSIPASSLIDMWAELYGIDEVAAYLNLHELSTRTLVNMFEITRGEAGEIDGNMNKLFVTQHDLLRDLAIYRSRRQGTRLIMERREDSLPKSWSEQEYKARLVSIHTGENFLSNWCNMHLPEAEVLILDFIATKYTLPPFMDKMEKLKVLIIVNHGHHYTQLNCLTTPGYFSHLKRVRLEKVMVPSLSEIAMPLKNLQKISFFMCEVAQALSSCTFNFPFMLPNLVEINIDYCNDLVELPQGICDLTHLTILSITNCHKLSALPERIGCIRDLEVLRLNACTELSKLPDSLRKLPKVRILDISDCMDMELPEWIRELRSLKKLNMKGCSEPRQFPGSAMNLVHLGNVICDEGTKDINLHWLGCTKSLRISQTV, encoded by the exons ATGGCTTTGCAATTTGTTGGAGGAATTGTTTTGGGTCCATTAGCACAGGAATTACTGAATTTGATTAAGGATACCACTGTTAAAGTCTTCCATTTCAGAAAATATCTTAAGAAGCTCCAATCCACACTCGAAAGCCTCATTCCTCTGATCGAAGAAGTAGATCGTTTAAATGAAGAGATCAAAGATCGACCAAGAGGGCTTATTCAGAAAATGAAAGCAGAATTGGAGAAAGGGAAAGATCTTATGAGTAAGTGTTCTAATGTCTCAATATGGAACTGCTTCAGCAAGCGGTCGTATTCGAAGAAAATCCTCAAATTAGAACAGGATTTGCTTGAGATCTTTCAGATGCCAGTTCCTGCGGATACCTGGGTCATCGCTCAAACGATCCTGGCTGAGGGGAGAGCAAGAGAATCGAAAATGATGAGTTTGGCGGGCTCGGGATCGGAGTTTTCATGTGCTGCTCCTGTTCCTGAAATTACTTTTGGATTGGATTTGCCTCTGATGGAATTGAAGAAAATGTTGTTGTTTAGAGAAGATGTGAGAGTTCTTGGGGTGTGTGCCCCTGGTGGTTCTGGGAAGACTACGTTAGCTGCCAAGCTTTGCCGAGATCAAGATGTGAAAG ATACTTTTAAGAACATATTCTTTCTTAATGTTTCAAGCTCACCTAACTTGAAGGAGATAGTGAAGAGATTGTTTCAACAGATGAAGAATCAAGGACCAACATTtctagatgatgatgatgcagtCAGGCAGCTGCGAATCCTTCTAGAGAGAGAACCAAATACCACATTATTGGTTCTAGATGATGTTTGGGATGACTTGGTAGTTCAAAAGTTTGACGTCGTGGTAAAAGGATACAAGATCCTGGTTACGTCAAGAACTCAATTTTCATCATTTAATTGTACATATCCTTTGAGAGTGCTGAGTGAACCAGATGCCATGGCACTCTTTCGCCTCTCGGCATTCCCTCAAAATGGGAATGGGAATTGGAATTATAAAGAGCCTGACAGACATCTTTTAGATAAG ATAGTGAGTAGTTGCAAGGGACACCCACTGGCTCTTAAGGTGATTGGCCGCTCATTACATCAGAAGCCTGCCAAATTTTGGCAAAACACTGAGAGGATGTTGTCAAGTTGTTCCATTATTGAGTCCCACAGTGATTTGCTGGATTGTCTTGGATCCAGCCTAGATTTCTTGAACAAGAATGTTCAAGAATGTTTTATGGACTTGGGTGCCTTTCCCGAAGACCAAAGTATCCCTGCTTCATCTCTCATAGATATGTGGGCTGAGCTCTATGGAATAGATGAAGTTGCTGCTTATCTCAACCTCCATGAACTTTCCACTCGCACTCTTGTTAATATGTTTGAAATCACAAG GGGAGAAGCAGGGGAGATTGATGGTAACATGAATAAGCTATTTGTTACCCAGCATGATCTTCTCAGAGATTTAGCTATCTACCGAAGCCGGCGGCAGGGTACAAGATTAATcatggaaagaagagaagacagcCTTCCCAAGAGTTGGAGTGAACAAGAGTACAAAGCACGCCTCGTCTCTATCCACACAG GTGAAAATTTCTTGTCTAACTGGTGCAACATGCATCTTCCTGAAGCTGAGGTTTTAATCCTGGATTTCATTGCGACCAAGTATACTTTACCACCATTCATGGACAAAATGGAGAAGCTGAAGGTTCTAATTATCGTAAATCATGGGCATCATTATACCCAATTGAATTGTTTGACAACACCTGGCTATTTCTCCCATTTAAAGAGAGTGAGGTTGGAAAAGGTTATGGTCCCTTCCCTCAGTGAAATTGCAATGCCATTGAAAAACTTGCAGAAGATATCATTTTTCATGTGTGAGGTTGCCCAAGCCTTGAGTAGCTGCACCTTCAATTTCCCCTTTATGTTGCCAAATCTTGTTGAGATTAACATTGACTATTGCAATGATCTTGTGGAATTGCCTCAAGGAATCTGTGATCTTACCCACCTAACGATCCTTAGCATTACCAATTGTCATAAATTATCTGCACTACCAGAGAGAATTGGATGTATCAGAGACTTAGAGGTGCTAAGGCTGAATGCATGTACAGAATTGTCTAAGTTACCCGACTCACTAAGAAAACTCCCGAAGGTAAGGATTCTTGATATATCTGACTGCATGGACATGGAGCTGCCAGAATGGATTCGTGAGTTACGCAGTCTAAAAAAGCTCAACATGAAAGGATGTTCAGAACCGAGACAATTTCCGGGTTCAGCCATGAACCTAGTGCATCTAGGGAATGTGATCTGTGACGAAGGTACTAAAGACATCAACTTACATTGGCTTGGCTGTACAAAATCTTTGAGAATCTCTCAAACTGTCTAG
- the LOC122647434 gene encoding probable disease resistance protein At5g66890, with protein MRNCSQISFWDCFSKDRYSQQMVELNKTLLECFHTEVLADTWLVSQQILVNLREEKKVISSRPEVSCSAPVPDTTFGLDLPLMELKKMLLFREDVRVLGLCGPPGCGKTTLAAMLCRDKDVKDSFKNNIFFVRVSSTPNLKEIVERLFQQMMNGTRTFLDDEDAVIQLGNLLEREPKATLLVLDDVWDDSVVQKFVFRIKEYKILVTSRTEFPTLDDTYSLKMLTEPDAMALFRHSALFPQSGNGNRNYEEPDWDLLNKIVSGCKGLPLALTVIGHSLRRQPPRVWQYTERKMSSCSIFESHTVLLNSLGTSIDILEKNVQECFMDLSSFPEDQWIPASSLIDIWVELHGINEVDSYFNLRELSTKNLVNLIEISRDAGEIDGNMNKLFVTQHDLLRELAIYRSQQQGTRLIMDERREDSLLKRKREQEFSARLVSIHAGEKFLSNWCDMHFPEAEALILDFFATKYTLPPFMDKMEKLKVLIIVNHGHYYTQLSCLTTPGYFSHLKRVRLEKVLIPSLNEISMPLKNLQKISLFMCQFGPVSSCEIDFPYVFPNLVEMDIDYCNDLVELPQGICHLAHLQNLSITNCHELSALPEGIGCMRDLKVLRLHACTKLSELPDSLRELEELRFLDISDCINVELPEWISDLHSLRKVNMGGCSEVNELPCSAINLVHLKNVICDEGTANLWKRLKFHLPELNITVRKDDNNLFWLGDLKSHKLRS; from the exons ATGCGGAATTGTTCGCAAATATCATTCTGGGACTGCTTCAGCAAGGATAGATACTCGCAACAAATGGTCGAACTGAATAAAACTTTGCTTGAGTGTTTCCATACGGAAGTTTTGGCAGATACATGGCTTGTCAGTCAACAGATCCTTGTTAATctcagagaagagaaaaaggtgaTCAGTTCGAGACCAGAAGTTTCATGCTCTGCGCCAGTCCCAGACACGACCTTTGGATTGGATTTGCCACTGATGGAACTGAAGAAGATGTTATTGTTTAGAGAGGATGTGAGGGTTCTTGGTCTGTGTGGCCCTCCAGGTTGTGGGAAGACAACTTTAGCTGCCATGCTTTGCCGAGATAAAGATGTGAAAG ACAGTTTCAAGAACAATATATTCTTTGTTAGAGTTTCAAGCACACCTAACTTGAAAGAGATAGTAGAGAGATTGTTTCAACAGATGATGAACGGAACACGTACATTCCTAGATGATGAAGATGCAGTAATCCAGCTGGGAAACCTGTTGGAGAGGGAGCCGAAGGCCACATTGTTAGTTCTAGATGATGTTTGGGATGACTCAGTTGTTCAGAAATTTGTCTTCAGGATAAAAGAATATAAGATCCTGGTTACTTCAAGAACTGAATTTCCAACGTTGGATGATACATATTCTTTGAAAATGCTGACTGAACCAGATGCCATGGCACTCTTTCGTCACTCAGCATTATTTCCTCAGAGTGGGAATGGGAATAGGAACTATGAAGAGCCTGATTGGGATCTTCTAAACAAG ATAGTGAGTGGTTGCAAGGGACTACCACTTGCTCTTACGGTGATTGGCCATTCATTGCGTAGGCAACCTCCCAGGGTGTGGCAATACACTGAGAGGAAGATGTCAAGTTGCTCCATTTTTGAGTCCCACACTGTTTTGTTAAATAGTCTTGGAACAAGCATAGATATTTTGGAGAAGAATGTTCAAGAATGTTTTATGGACTTGAGTTCCTTTCCGGAAGAccaatggatccctgcttcatcTCTGATAGATATTTGGGTTGAACTTCATGGAATAAATGAAGTTGATTCTTATTTCAACCTCCGTGAACTTTCCACTAAAAATCTTGTTAATCTGATTGAAATCTcaag AGATGCAGGGGAGATTGATGGCAACATGAATAAGCTATTTGTTACCCAGCATGATCTACTCAGAGAATTGGCTATCTACCGGAGCCAGCAGCAGGGTACAAGGTTAATCATGGacgaaagaagagaagatagccTTCTCAAGAGAAAAAGGGAACAAGAGTTCAGTGCACGCCTCGTCTCTATCCACGCAG GTGAAAAGTTCTTGTCAAACTGGTGCGACATGCATTTTCCTGAAGCTGAGGCTTTAATCCTTGATTTTTTTGCGACTAAGTACACTTTACCACCATTCATGGACAAAATGGAGAAGCTGAAGGTTCTAATTATCGTAAATCATGGGCACTACTATACCCAATTGAGTTGTTTGACAACACCTGGCTATTTCTCCCATTTAAAGAGAGTGAGGCTGGAAAAGGTTTTGATCCCTTCCCTCAATGAAATCTCAATGCCATTGAAGAACTTGCAGAAGATATCATTGTTCATGTGTCAGTTTGGTCCAGTGTCGAGCTGTGAAATCGACTTTCCCTACGTGTTTCCAAACCTTGTTGAGATGGATATTGATTATTGCAATGATCTTGTGGAATTGCCTCAAGGGATTTGCCATCTTGCCCACCTACAGAATCTCAGCATAACTAACTGTCATGAATTATCTGCACTACCTGAGGGAATTGGATGTATGAGAGATTTAAAAGTGCTAAGGCTGCATGCTTGTACGAAATTGTCTGAGCTACCTGACTCTTTAAGAGAACTAGAGGAGCTAAGGTTTCTTGATATATCTGACTGTATCAATGTGGAGCTGCCTGAATGGATTAGTGATCTCCATAGTTTAAGAAAGGTCAACATGGGAGGTTGCTCAGAAGTGAATGAATTGCCTTGTTCGGCCATTAACCTTGTGCATCTAAAGAATGTTATCTGTGACGAAGGGACTGCCAATCTCTGGAAACGTCTCAAATTTCATTTACCTGAGCTGAACATTACAGTGCGTAAAGATGACAACAACTTATTCTGGCTTGGTGATCTTAAGAGCCACAAACTACGTTCTTGA